The genomic stretch CCGCAAGCGCGGGGTATAGTGGCCGGCCGGCCGAGGAGGCACCGAACACTCATACAGGAAACTGTGCGCCGAGCCACTGAGCGGGTGCTGCATCGCCATGGGAGTTACTGTTCTGGGTCCCTGTTCAGACGCTTCTGCCACCAGTTCCACCGCAATGCGCTGCTCGTCGATACCGTCCAGGTACACTTCCACACTGAAGGTCTGGCGGCCTTCCGACTGGCTGGCATTGAACGCGCTGAAGCGCAGGCGTGGCCAGTGCTTCCGAATCTCCTGGTACTGGGTGAGGATTTCCGCGGCGGTCGCGGGGCTTCGTGCCTTGCCCTGCTCCACCATGGGCAGATAGAACCGGTCCACGTATTCCCGAACCATGCGGTTGGCAGAATAGACGGCTGTTAGTTGGTCCATACTGGCCCGGATTCTCTGCAGCCATCGCCGGGGAACGCCCTGCTGATCAACGTCATAGAAGCCCGGGATGACTTGCTGTTCCAGCAAATCAAACAGTTCCCGGGCGTCGGCAAGATCATCCTCGCTAGAGCTATGCAAATCCTCAAACACCGCACCCGGGTGGATCGCCCAGCCGACGTCGCGGTTCCAGGCTTCCGCCCACCAGCCGTCGTATTGCGACAGGTTCAGGCCGCCATTGACCAGCACTTTCATGCCACTGGTACCGCAGGCTTCCCAGGGGTGCCGGGGGCAGTTCAGCCACACATCCACGCCCTGTATCAACTGGTTGGCGACGCCCAGATCGTAATCTTCAATGAACACGACTTTGCCTTCCACATCCGGGCGCTGGGCAAAGGCCTTCCATCGCCGGATGATGTCTTTACCCCGGCGGTCATAGGGGTGGGCCTTGCCGGCAAGCACAATCTGCAATGGGCGGTCCCGGCTCGCCAGCAGCCTGATCAGCCGCTCCGGGTCTTTCAGCAGCAGGTCTGGCCGCTTGTAGTCGGTAAAGCGTCGGGCAAAGCCGAGCGTAAGTGTTTCATTATCCAGTAACAGCCCGCAGGCGGCGGCACGGTTGCTGGCCGGGTTCTGTTCGCAGTGCTGGCTTGAAAGCCGCCGCCGGAGGTAGCTCACCAGCCGCTTTCGCTGCAGCCGCCTCATCTCCCACAGTTCTTCGTCGGAAATTGCCGTCATCGGGCAAGACACCTGCAACGGCCGCCGCCACCGGTCCTGGCCACAGGCCCGGGTCCAGATGGCATCAGATTCCGGGGAGTCCCAACTGGGCGTATGCACGCCGTTGGTCACATAGTCCGCCGGAATATCGTCTGCCGGCCAGCGGGGGAAAAACGGCTGGAAAATGGTTTGGGTAACTTTCTGGTGGATTCGGCTGACTCCGTTGATCCGGCCGCTCATGTTCAGCGCAAGCAACGCCATGTTCAGGCCCTGGTCACCGGCGTCATTGCCGGCGGAGGGATGCTCGCTGCCAAGATCGATCAGTTGCCCCGCACTCAGGCCCCGGTTTTCCAGCCAGGGCGCGAGGTAAAGCCGGAGGAGTGGGCCGGAAAAGTGATCAAATCCGGCAGCAACCGATGTGTGGGTGGTAAAAAGGTTGGTTGCCCGGGTTGCGGTTCGGGCCGTCTGAAAGTCGCTATTATGGTCTTCCTGCCAACTGAACGCACGCTCAACCAGCGCCAGCGCACAGTGCCCTTCGTTGAGATGGCACAGGCTGGGCCGCCGGCCCAGTTGCCTTAGCAGGCGCCAGCCACCAATTCCCAACACCATTTCCTGCTGGAGGCGCTTCTCCGGGTCACCGGTGTACAGCTCGCTGGTGATGCCCCGGTCGCCGGGCTCATTCCTGGGGTCATTGCTATCGAGCAGCAACAATTCGCAGCGTCCCACCTGGGCCTTCCAGGCTCGCAGGCGAACGTGGCGGCCCGGAAAGGGTACCACCACCCTCACCCACTGGTCGTCGCTGTCCCGGAGCGGTGAAATCGGCAGCATGGTCGGGTCGTTGTAAGGGTAGAACTCCAGTTGCTCGCCATCGGTACTGATGGCCTGGCGGAAATACCCCTGCTGGTACAGCAATCCCACCGCGGTAACGGGCAGCCCAAGATCACTGGCAGCCTTGAGATAATCTCCGGCAAGAACGCCCAGCCCGCCACTGTAGAGTGGCAGGGATTCACTGAGCCCGTACTCCATGCAGAAATACGCAATGCCTTCACCAAGATTGCTTGCGCACTCGTCGGAATACCAGGTGTCGGCATGAACGAATCTGTGGTGGGCAGCGAGCTGTTCCAGGTAACGCTGCTGAAACGAGGGATCCTGCGCCAGATCTTCCAGCCTGTCGCCAGACACACTGTTCAATACCAGCCAGGCGTTACCGGTTGCCTCCCAGGTTTCCTCGTCGAGTGCGCGCCACAGTTCGTCGCTGCCATGGTGCCAGGTCCACCGCAGGTCCAATGCCAGCTCAAACAATCCGTTCAGCGATTCGGGCAAGGACCGCGGAGTACAGGCAGCCAGGGTCAAGAGGTCTCTCCGGTCAGGTCAGTGCAAAGATCAGTGAGCGGTGTAGCCGCCATCAATCACCAATTCGCTGCCGGTCATGAATTTGGACTCTTCCGAGGCCAGATACACGGCACCCCAGGCAATGTCGTCGGGTTCACCCATATGGCCCACCGGGTGCAACGCGGCGGTTGCCTGCTTTGCTGCTTCAAGGTCCTGGCCGGTGGTTTTCAGGTGCCCCTCCACCATGGGTGTCCAGATAAACCCCGGATGGATGGAGTTAACCCGGATGTTCTCGGTGGCATAGACCATCGCATCGGTTTTGGTCATCAGCCGCACTGCGCCCTTGGAGGCGTGGTAAGGCGGTACATCGGGAGCACCAACAAGGCCATAAATGGACGAAAGGTTGATTATGCTGCCCACACGGGCTTTCTTCATGTGCGGAATGGCGTGCTTGGTGCAGAAGAACACACCCTTCACATTGACATTCTGCACCCGGTCCCACTCCTCCTCGGTCAGTTCATGAGTCGGCTTGTTGGGGCCGGAAATGCCGGCATTGTTGACCAGTACGGTCAGGCTGCCGAAGGTGTCGGCAACCTGGTCCAAAACCTGTTTGACCTCCTGTTCCTTGCTCACGTCGCAGTGCCAGTAGCCGGCTTTCAAGCCACGATCGGTCAACTGGCTGGCCAGGGCATTGCCTTCTCTATCCTGGCAGTCGAGGATGGCAACAGCCGCACCCTCCTCCGCCATACGGGTAACCGTGGCGGCTCCAATTCCGACCGAACCACCGGTGACAACGGCCACCTTACCTTTGAGTCGTTCCATGGCGATCATTCCCTGAAGTCTTAGTAGGCTTTCCGGCGAACCGGAAAATAGGCCATCGGCATGTGGTGTTTCTTGAGCCACTGCATCAATGAGGAGATTGTAAAGCCGTCGTTCTCAACCCCTTCGAAATCGACGCCGAGCCCGTTGTCGGATTTCCGGACAACGTGGGCCTTCAGCCTCCGAAACTGTTTTTCCTGTTTGTCAGGAAAGCGGAATTCGAGCTCTACCGTCTGGTTTAACTGGACATCTGTGTAGTCTGTGGCGATAAACAGGCCGCGCTTTGAAGCGTCGCGTATCTGGCCGGTTGCGACGGGCATGCCGCGCTTGTACACCAGTAGACCAAGCTTTCCATGCACCCGTTTACTGAGTCTGTGTTCCATAATTCCTCCCTGCGACTCGTCAAGAACGTCAATTGTTGAAACTGCCTGTGTTTTATAGCGAAGTCTCGATGACGCCTTTTTGATGCTGATCAAAAAACGATCACTCTCACGGCCGGCGTCCATGTTGCCGTACTGATTCAGAGATTCTGTATGACAGGCCTTTGGACAAAAGATTCCAGTCCAGTTGCCACACCCAGTTGTTCACCACCGTGCCGGGGGTATTGAACCTGGCCTCGGTTCCCAGCCCCAGAAAATCCTGCATCGGGACGATAGCCAGCGAACAGGCAGACCGGAAAGCAGCGTCGATCACCGGCCACGGCATGCCATCACCTGATGTGCCAAGGTATTCGTTAACATTTCGCCGGGTATGATCGTCCAGGCTCCGGTACCAGCCGAGCGTGGTGTCGTTGTCGTGGGTGCCCGTGTAGACAAGATCCCGTGCATGATGATTATGTAACAGGTGCGGGTTGTCCGGGCTGCCGTCAAAACCGAATTGCATGACTGTCATCCCGGGCAAATGGAACCGTTTGCGCAGTTCCTCCACATCGACGCTGATAATGCCCAGGTTTTCGGCAACCAGTGGCAGGTCCGGAAACCGGTTGAAACAGGCCTCCAGAAAGCGATCGCCCGGGCCGGCTACCCAATAGCCGTACCTGGGTTCCGGTGTCTGTGCTGGAATTTCCCAGTAGGCCTGGAGGCCTCGGAAGTGATCTATGCGGATCAGGTCAAACAGGTGGCGCTGGCTCTCGAGCCGTTCCAGCCACCATTGATAGCCCTCGCCGGCCATGGCCTCCCAATTGTAGAGCGGGTTGCCCCAGTGCTGGCCATTGGGAGAGAAATAATCCGGCGGCACGCCGGCCACCACGGTCGACTCTCCGCGCTCGTCGAGCTTGAACAGGTGCCGGTTGGCCCAGACATCGGCGCTATCGTGAGCCACGAAAATGGGAATATCACCAAACAATAGAACGCCCCTGGCCCGGGCATATTCCCGAAGGTGATGCCACTGTTGCTGGAACACAAATTGCTCGAACCGGATACGGCCGAGGCGCTCCTGATTCTGGTCCATAAAGTCCCTGAGTGCGCCGCTGTCCCGATCTCTCAAGGATTCGGGCCATTGCAGCCAGCCCGGAACGGCCTGCACTTCCCGGATTGCACAGAACAGGCAGAAATCATCCAGCCAGTAATCGTTGGCTTCCCGGAAGCGCTGGAAGCCAGCCTGGTCGGGGCTGTTGGAACCTTGCCCGTCCTGGTTGAAGAACCGCTTTGCCGCCAGGGCAAACGAATCTTCACGTTGCTTTGTCGCCTCCGTGGCGTTTGTGCCGGGCTCCGCCAACTCTGCTTCGGTCAGCAGGCCTGATACCACAAGCTCGAACAGGTCAATGAACTCTGGATTGCCGGCATGGGCGCTGAGCGACTGGTAGGGCGAAAGATCCCGGTGCGTTGGCCCGATGGGCAGCGTCTGCCAGACACTCAGGCCGCTGTCGGCCAGAAAATCTACAAATTTGCGGGCACTTGCACCAAGTACGCCCCAAGGGCCTGGCAGGCAAGTCGGATGCAAAAGCGCACCGGCGCGACGGGTGCTGAACAGGTCATTGGTGCTGCCAACCGTCATACTGGCTTATCCACTTCATGCCCCGGCCGCATCGCTCCTCCCCGGGCCGGTTCGCCACTGCCCTGGCTCAACTGGTGGAATACCGATGGCGGGGCGGGATATCCGATCATTTCATACAGATTCACCAGATGCCGGCGGTACAGGTGCTCGAAATCGCTGACGATCTGGGCCGGGTTGTAATCACCGAACCACCAGAACCAGTCAGAACCCTCACAGACCGCCAACTGTTTCCTGGCGGATTCTTTTTGTTCGGCACTGAGGTTGCCGTTACCCATGACCCGGTCATAGTGAACTTTTGCCTCGCAGAGCAGATCCCAGGCGCGATTCTTGTCCGGGTCACCAATCCAGGTGGAAAAGGTGCCATAGATCCAGCTTCCGGCCACCAGATGCGGCAAATGCACCGGCGCGGCAACCGGCTGGCTGACCAGGTCGGCGTAGGTGGTCAGTTTCAGCTTCGGATGGTGCGCGAGCACTGTGTAGAGTTCATCCAGAAAGTGAAAACCGTTCTCCGGGTAGTATTCCCAGGCGTTCTCGCCATCCATGATCACGGAAATAACGGGCCGGGAGGCGCCCCTGGCCTGGCCGGCGATGTTCTCCATGTGATGGACCAGGTCCCCTACCGCGTCTTTGGCGTGCCAATCGGCGTAGGTGAACCCGATAAGATCGGACAGGCCATCGTCCCGGAAGAAAACGGATACCGGGGAATCACCAAAGGTGTAGGGCTGATGGTTGCCGGAATCCGGCAGTTCCGGATTGTCTTCCCGCGCCCGGTTCAGGCTGTTGTGAATCACCGAATCCCCGCTGGCCGTCCACTGGAACCCGTGTTCATTGAGTAAAGCCAGTGTGGCCTGGCTAAGGCCGCCCTCGGACGCCCAGCAACCGGCGGGTGCAATGCCAAAAAAACGCTGGAAAACCGCTTTTGCCTCCTGCAGTTGCCAGCTCGCCTGCTCGCTGCCACCGGGGTACACACGGTGGGCGGGCAGGATTATCTCCGGCATGGCCTCACGGGCGGATTCGAGTTCCAGAAGCAAGGGCAGCATGGCGTGGGTATAGGGGCTCACGGAGAGCTCAACCTGGCCTATCTGGGCCAGATGCCGGTATCTCGGCCCGATTCCGGAGAGCACATCGAAAATCACGTTCAGCAGGGCCCGCCGGTCGTCCGTGGAAAAGTTATACGCTTTCTCCTGAAGGCTCTGGATGCAGTTGTTTTCACGGCGTATGGATTCGCCCATCCAGCCCAGGTGATACCACACCAGAAGGTCCGACAGGAATCGGCTGGAGATATACCGCTGCAGCTCGGGCTTCTTGCGGTAGACATCGGCAAGCTCGGCCAGCCGGGCATAGGCCGGGTAGCGTTTGATAATGCGATCGGGGTTGGCCCTCAGGGATTTCTCCATCAGGCCAAGAAATGCCGGCGTGCCGGTCTCCGGCAATTCTTCTGCCACCAGCGCTGCGAGCAGCGGGTCGCCAATGTCCCCGGCGCCGTGGCGCCAGCGCTCAATCTGCACCAGATAGGTTTCAATCTGCTCAAGCAGAATAGGGGCAAAGTTGACCACTGCCCTCGCCTGCGGCTCATGTTCCAGATGCGCCGCCATGTCGCTGTAATCCTTGATGGTGTGCAGATACACCCAGGGAAACAGGAACTGCCCGGTGCGCATGTCCTCGTAGGAGGGCTGGTGCATGTGCCAGCAAATCACCACAGGGGTTTTGATGTCAGAGGCCATGGGGATAATCCTGACCGAGCATCTCGGGCGTGATCAGTACAATCCCTTTGGGGGAAACATGGAACTGTTTGCGGTCTTCCACGGCGTCAAAACCGATGCGTGTCCCTTCCGGAATTCGACATCCACGGTCAATCAGGGCATTACGGATGTGACAGTGGCGGCCAATATCGACATCCGGGTAGATAACCGAATCCGAGATTTCACTGAAAGAATGCACCCTGACCTGCGAAAACAGAAGGGAATGTTTAACCATTGCGCCAGAGACAATACAGCCCCCGGCGACCATGGAATCAACGGCCGCCCCCCGGCGATTGTCATCATCGAAGATGAACTTGGCCGGTGGTAACTGCTCCTGGTAAGTCCAGATAGGCCAGTGCGAATCGTAAAGATTCAGTTCAGGACTGATGCCAATCAACTCAAGATTGGCCTGCCAGAGGGCATCAACCGTACCGACATCCCGCCAGTAGGCAGGTTTGTTGTTGACCGGGTCCCGGAACGGGAAAGCCACAACCCGCAAACGCTGGATCACGGACGGGATAATGTCCTTGCCGAAGTCATGGGAAGAACCACCCTCCATGGTTTGGTCGCGCATGAGCTCATCAAACAGAACCCGGGTGCTGAACACGTAAATGCCCATGGATGCCAGCGCCTTGCCGGGCTGGCCGGGCATGGGCTTGGGCTGCTCCGGCTTCTCCACGAATTCGGTGACGTTCAGCTCGTCATCGACCGACATGACGCCGAACGCCGACGCCTCCTCAATCGGCACCTCAATGCAACCCACCGTGATATCGGCGTCGGCTTCTACATGGGCCGCCAGCATGGTGCCATAGTCCATCTTGTAGATGTGGTCGCCGGCCAGGATCAGCACGTATTCCGGCTTGTGGCTGCGGATGATGTCGAGATTCTGCAGAACGGCATCCGCCGTACCCTCGTACCAGGACGTCTCTATGCGCTGCTGGGCCGGCAACAGCTCGACAAATTCATCCAGTTCACCACGAAGAAACCCCCAGCCCCGCTGAATGTGCCGGATCAGGGAATGGGACTTGTACTGGGTGATAACACCCACCTGCCCGATGCCGGAATTGATGCAGTTTGACAGCGGGAAGTCGATGATCCGGAACTTTCCACCAAAGGGAACTGCCGGTTTGGCCCGCCAGTTGGTAAGACCATGGAGGCGGGAGCCTCTTCCTCCGGCAAGTACCAACGCAAGAGTCTGACGGGTAAGACGACTGACGAATCGCTTGGCCGTTTGCATATCTGCTTCCCTGAAGAGAACCTGTCCCTGTGGCCGGCTGATCAACCGAACGGGTTTGCCACGTTTTTGACGTCTACGACTATATTAGAACACTAGCACGGAATTATGACGTAAACTTGTTTCGGGTCATTTTTTACCCAGGCCTCTTGGCGTCCAATGCAGTGACGCCCAATGGAAGCTACACCTGGTCAGGAATTGCACGGTCTATGGACAGTCCAACGCTCAGCGAGTTCGACCTCCACCTCTTTGCCGAAGGCAGGCATTGGCACATTTATAATGTATTGGGCGCTCACGTCTGCCGAAACCGGAGAGTCGAGGGTGTTCGGTTTGCGGTCTGGGCGCCCCACGCGAAAGCAGTGAGCGTGGTCGGTGAATTCAATCAGTGGAACGCCGGCAGCCACAGCATGGCGCTGCACGAAGGCATGGGCGTGTGGTCGTGCTTCGTGCCGGGCATCGGCACCGGCACCCTCTACAAGTTTTCCATCACCACGGACAAGGGCCGCCAGCTTCTGAAAACCGACCCCTATGGCCAGGCCTTTGAGTTAAGGCCCGCCACCGCCGCCATAGTCACGGAGCGCGGCCACTATGGCTGGAGCGATGGCGACTGGATCGCCCGACGCGGACGCTGGAACTGGCAGAACGCCCCCATTTCCATCTACGAGGTGCACGCCGCGTCCTGGCGCCACCATGGCTCAGGGCGTTGGCTCACCTATCGGGAACTTGCCGAGCAGTTGATTCCCTATGTGCTTGAGCTGGGCTTCACCCATATCGAGTTATTGCCGGTCACCGAGCACCCGCTGGATGAGTCCTGGGGCTACCAGACCACCGGCTACTATGCGCCAACCAGCCGCTTCGGCTCACCGGACGATCTGCGCTTTCTGGTAGACCAGTGTCACCAGCACAACATTGGTGTGATTCTGGACTGGGTTCCGGGGCACTTTCCAACCGATGAACATGCCCTCGCCCGTTTTGATGGCAGTGCCCTGTACGAACATGAAGACCCCCGCAAGGGACAACACCAGGACTGGGGCACCCTGATCTACAACTATGGCCGGCACGAAGTCCGCAATTTCCTGATCGGCAGCGCCCTGTTCTGGCTCGATGCCTTCCACATTGACGGTTTGCGCGTGGATGCCGTCGCCTCGATGCTGTATCTGAATTATTCCCGCAAGGCAGGCGAGTGGTTGCCCAATGTTCATGGCGGCCATGAGAACCTGGAAGCCATCGATTTTCTCAGGGAACTGAACCGCGTGTGCCAGAGCCGTTTCCCGGGAACGCTGGTGTGCGCCGAGGAATCAACCTCCTGGCCCCGGGTTACCCGCCCGCCGGAAATTGGTGGCCTCGGCTTCAACCTCAAGTGGAACATGGGCTGGATGCACGACACCCTGGACTATCTCCGGCAAGACCCCGTGTACCGGCCCTATCACCATGAAAAGCTGACCTTCGGCCTGATCTACGCGTTTACCGAGAATTTTCTGTTACCCCTGTCTCACGATGAAGTGGTGCACGGCAAGGGCAGCCTGATCAACAAGATGGCCGGAGACGAATGGCAGCAGCGGGCCTCGCTCAGATTGCTGCTCACCTACATGTACGGCTATCCCGGTGCCAAGCTGCTGTTCATGGGTGGCGAGTTCGGCCAGCGCCGGGAGTGGAGTGAATCACGGGAACTGGACTGGTCGCTGCTGGCCCTTCCTGAGCATCAGGGTCTCAAGCGCCTGGTACAGGACCTCAACGGCCTCTACCGCCGGGAAGTCTCCCTGCATGGTGCGAGTTTCCGGCCCGAGGGGTTTGAATGGATTGACTGTCACGACTCGTCCCAGTCGGTGATCAGTTTCGTGCGCACCGCCGGGGGCGAAACCTCGGTAATTGTGGTCAATTTCACCCCGGTACCCCGGCACCACTACCGCATCGGCCTGCCTGAAGGCGGCACCTGGCGGGAAATTTTCAACTCGGACTCGGACTATTATGGCGGCAGTAATCTCGGCAATCCCTACCCCATAGCCGCAGACGGGCAGGCCTGGATGAACCGCAACTGGTCGCTGGAACTGACGCTGCCGCCGCTGGGCGCAATCATCCTGAGGCCGGCGCTATGATCCGGGTTCTGTTCGCCACCAGCGAAGTGTATCCGCTGGTGAAAACCGGCGGCCTTGCCGATGTATCCGCCAGCCTTCCGGAAGCCCTTTGCCGGCTGGAATACGATGTCCAGATTCTGCTGCCGGGTTACCCGGATGCGCTGAAGGCCGCCAGAAAAGCCGGCTCCCGGAGAAAGTCCCGGTTCCAGGTCGGGCAATACAGCGTCAGCCTCTGGCAGACACGACTCCCGGGTACGGCGGTGACGCTCTGGCTAGTGGACTGCCCCCCGCTGTTCGACCGGCCCGGAAACCCCTACAAGAACGAGGAAGGTCAGGACTGGTGGGATAACGCCCATCGGTTCGAACTGTTTGCCAGGGTCGGCGCGATGATGGCCACCGGCGAAGCCGGGATCACCTGGCAGCCGGACCTGGTTCACTGCAATGACTGGCAGACCGGCCTTCTTCCGGTCTTCCTGGAACCTTATCAGGATCGGCCGGGCACCGTTTTCACCATCCACAATCTTGCCTATCAGGGCGTTTTCTCCCACGAAACCTTCCGGGCCCTGGGCTTGCCGGATTCGCTCTGGCGACTGGAACAGTTGGAATTCTACGGCCAGCTATCCTTCATCAAGGGCGGGCTGGTGTTCAGTGATCGCATCACGACCGTCAGCCCCGGTTACGCCCGGGAGATCCAGAGCCCGGAATTCGGCTGTGGTCTCGATGGCCTGCTGCGCTACCGCCAGTCGGTGCTCACCGGAATCCTCAACGGCATTGATTCCCGGGTCTGGAACCCCGAAACGGACCCGGAGCTGGCGTTCCATTACGGGCGCGATCACCTGAAGAACAAGGCCCAATGCAAAGCCCGGTTGCAGCAGGAGCTTGGCCTTGAGGTCAACGGCGACCCGTTGCTTGGCTTTATCGGCCGGCTGGTGGAACAGAAAGGCGTGGACTGGCTTATTACCGTGATGCCGGAACTGCTCCAGCGGGGTTGCCAGTTCGTGATCCTGGGCTCTGGCGAGGCCCGCTTTGAGGAGCCGCTGAAATTGCTGGCGCGACAATGGCCCGGGAAAATGTCATTGACTCTTGGTTATAACGAGGGGCTGTCCCACCGCATCACCGCCGGTTGCGACCTGTTCCTGATGCCTTCCCGTTTCGAGCCTTGCGGCCTTAACCAGATGTATAGCCTGCGTTATGGCACCCTGCCGGTGGTGCACGGGGTTGGCGGCCTGTCAGACACGGTGAATGATCCGCTGGAGGTCGGAGTTGACAGGGCCAACGGCTTCCGCTTCGGCGAACCGAATGCACCAGCGCTGCTGGCGGCGATAGACCGGGCGCTCAAGGGGCTCGGCAAGCGCAAACAGTGGCGCCGGTTACAGAGCAACGGCATGGCGATCGACTATTCCTGGAATCAGCGAGCCCGTGACTATGGCGATCTGTACCAGAGCATTCTCAAAGAACGTCACTATCAACTGCAGGATTAGGGCGAGCGCGTACCCGCCTGGGGGCAACCGACATGCATAAC from Marinobacter subterrani encodes the following:
- a CDS encoding SDR family NAD(P)-dependent oxidoreductase, translating into MERLKGKVAVVTGGSVGIGAATVTRMAEEGAAVAILDCQDREGNALASQLTDRGLKAGYWHCDVSKEQEVKQVLDQVADTFGSLTVLVNNAGISGPNKPTHELTEEEWDRVQNVNVKGVFFCTKHAIPHMKKARVGSIINLSSIYGLVGAPDVPPYHASKGAVRLMTKTDAMVYATENIRVNSIHPGFIWTPMVEGHLKTTGQDLEAAKQATAALHPVGHMGEPDDIAWGAVYLASEESKFMTGSELVIDGGYTAH
- the glgP gene encoding alpha-glucan family phosphorylase, with protein sequence MTLAACTPRSLPESLNGLFELALDLRWTWHHGSDELWRALDEETWEATGNAWLVLNSVSGDRLEDLAQDPSFQQRYLEQLAAHHRFVHADTWYSDECASNLGEGIAYFCMEYGLSESLPLYSGGLGVLAGDYLKAASDLGLPVTAVGLLYQQGYFRQAISTDGEQLEFYPYNDPTMLPISPLRDSDDQWVRVVVPFPGRHVRLRAWKAQVGRCELLLLDSNDPRNEPGDRGITSELYTGDPEKRLQQEMVLGIGGWRLLRQLGRRPSLCHLNEGHCALALVERAFSWQEDHNSDFQTARTATRATNLFTTHTSVAAGFDHFSGPLLRLYLAPWLENRGLSAGQLIDLGSEHPSAGNDAGDQGLNMALLALNMSGRINGVSRIHQKVTQTIFQPFFPRWPADDIPADYVTNGVHTPSWDSPESDAIWTRACGQDRWRRPLQVSCPMTAISDEELWEMRRLQRKRLVSYLRRRLSSQHCEQNPASNRAAACGLLLDNETLTLGFARRFTDYKRPDLLLKDPERLIRLLASRDRPLQIVLAGKAHPYDRRGKDIIRRWKAFAQRPDVEGKVVFIEDYDLGVANQLIQGVDVWLNCPRHPWEACGTSGMKVLVNGGLNLSQYDGWWAEAWNRDVGWAIHPGAVFEDLHSSSEDDLADARELFDLLEQQVIPGFYDVDQQGVPRRWLQRIRASMDQLTAVYSANRMVREYVDRFYLPMVEQGKARSPATAAEILTQYQEIRKHWPRLRFSAFNASQSEGRQTFSVEVYLDGIDEQRIAVELVAEASEQGPRTVTPMAMQHPLSGSAHSFLYECSVPPRPAGHYTPRLRVRDERLNLPLENPAVLWLR
- the glgC gene encoding glucose-1-phosphate adenylyltransferase, with the translated sequence MQTAKRFVSRLTRQTLALVLAGGRGSRLHGLTNWRAKPAVPFGGKFRIIDFPLSNCINSGIGQVGVITQYKSHSLIRHIQRGWGFLRGELDEFVELLPAQQRIETSWYEGTADAVLQNLDIIRSHKPEYVLILAGDHIYKMDYGTMLAAHVEADADITVGCIEVPIEEASAFGVMSVDDELNVTEFVEKPEQPKPMPGQPGKALASMGIYVFSTRVLFDELMRDQTMEGGSSHDFGKDIIPSVIQRLRVVAFPFRDPVNNKPAYWRDVGTVDALWQANLELIGISPELNLYDSHWPIWTYQEQLPPAKFIFDDDNRRGAAVDSMVAGGCIVSGAMVKHSLLFSQVRVHSFSEISDSVIYPDVDIGRHCHIRNALIDRGCRIPEGTRIGFDAVEDRKQFHVSPKGIVLITPEMLGQDYPHGL
- the glgB gene encoding 1,4-alpha-glucan branching protein GlgB, which codes for MDSPTLSEFDLHLFAEGRHWHIYNVLGAHVCRNRRVEGVRFAVWAPHAKAVSVVGEFNQWNAGSHSMALHEGMGVWSCFVPGIGTGTLYKFSITTDKGRQLLKTDPYGQAFELRPATAAIVTERGHYGWSDGDWIARRGRWNWQNAPISIYEVHAASWRHHGSGRWLTYRELAEQLIPYVLELGFTHIELLPVTEHPLDESWGYQTTGYYAPTSRFGSPDDLRFLVDQCHQHNIGVILDWVPGHFPTDEHALARFDGSALYEHEDPRKGQHQDWGTLIYNYGRHEVRNFLIGSALFWLDAFHIDGLRVDAVASMLYLNYSRKAGEWLPNVHGGHENLEAIDFLRELNRVCQSRFPGTLVCAEESTSWPRVTRPPEIGGLGFNLKWNMGWMHDTLDYLRQDPVYRPYHHEKLTFGLIYAFTENFLLPLSHDEVVHGKGSLINKMAGDEWQQRASLRLLLTYMYGYPGAKLLFMGGEFGQRREWSESRELDWSLLALPEHQGLKRLVQDLNGLYRREVSLHGASFRPEGFEWIDCHDSSQSVISFVRTAGGETSVIVVNFTPVPRHHYRIGLPEGGTWREIFNSDSDYYGGSNLGNPYPIAADGQAWMNRNWSLELTLPPLGAIILRPAL
- the malQ gene encoding 4-alpha-glucanotransferase: MTVGSTNDLFSTRRAGALLHPTCLPGPWGVLGASARKFVDFLADSGLSVWQTLPIGPTHRDLSPYQSLSAHAGNPEFIDLFELVVSGLLTEAELAEPGTNATEATKQREDSFALAAKRFFNQDGQGSNSPDQAGFQRFREANDYWLDDFCLFCAIREVQAVPGWLQWPESLRDRDSGALRDFMDQNQERLGRIRFEQFVFQQQWHHLREYARARGVLLFGDIPIFVAHDSADVWANRHLFKLDERGESTVVAGVPPDYFSPNGQHWGNPLYNWEAMAGEGYQWWLERLESQRHLFDLIRIDHFRGLQAYWEIPAQTPEPRYGYWVAGPGDRFLEACFNRFPDLPLVAENLGIISVDVEELRKRFHLPGMTVMQFGFDGSPDNPHLLHNHHARDLVYTGTHDNDTTLGWYRSLDDHTRRNVNEYLGTSGDGMPWPVIDAAFRSACSLAIVPMQDFLGLGTEARFNTPGTVVNNWVWQLDWNLLSKGLSYRISESVRQHGRRP
- a CDS encoding PilZ domain-containing protein; protein product: MEHRLSKRVHGKLGLLVYKRGMPVATGQIRDASKRGLFIATDYTDVQLNQTVELEFRFPDKQEKQFRRLKAHVVRKSDNGLGVDFEGVENDGFTISSLMQWLKKHHMPMAYFPVRRKAY
- a CDS encoding glycoside hydrolase family 57 protein, whose product is MASDIKTPVVICWHMHQPSYEDMRTGQFLFPWVYLHTIKDYSDMAAHLEHEPQARAVVNFAPILLEQIETYLVQIERWRHGAGDIGDPLLAALVAEELPETGTPAFLGLMEKSLRANPDRIIKRYPAYARLAELADVYRKKPELQRYISSRFLSDLLVWYHLGWMGESIRRENNCIQSLQEKAYNFSTDDRRALLNVIFDVLSGIGPRYRHLAQIGQVELSVSPYTHAMLPLLLELESAREAMPEIILPAHRVYPGGSEQASWQLQEAKAVFQRFFGIAPAGCWASEGGLSQATLALLNEHGFQWTASGDSVIHNSLNRAREDNPELPDSGNHQPYTFGDSPVSVFFRDDGLSDLIGFTYADWHAKDAVGDLVHHMENIAGQARGASRPVISVIMDGENAWEYYPENGFHFLDELYTVLAHHPKLKLTTYADLVSQPVAAPVHLPHLVAGSWIYGTFSTWIGDPDKNRAWDLLCEAKVHYDRVMGNGNLSAEQKESARKQLAVCEGSDWFWWFGDYNPAQIVSDFEHLYRRHLVNLYEMIGYPAPPSVFHQLSQGSGEPARGGAMRPGHEVDKPV